Proteins encoded by one window of Alkalinema sp. FACHB-956:
- a CDS encoding ATP-binding sensor histidine kinase has product MQTIIKAKTLSGYRLVECLYQGSRTEVHRAIQELDNQPTIIKFLRADYPTFNELLQFRNQYTIAKNLDSAGIIHPQDLISHGNSYAMVMEDIGAISLRDYLESHTLSLHQGLEIAIQLSDILHDLSQNQVIHKDIKPANILIQPTTHQIKLIDFSIASLLSKENQEATTPSGLEGTLAYLSPEQTGRMNRGIDYRSDFYSLGITLFELLSGQLPFQSNDPMELIHCHIAKHPPRLDQVTGDGKTSPIPSVVADIVAKLMAKNAEDRYQSALGLKYDLEICLHQLQDSGAIAPFELASRDRSDRFTIPEKLYGRQEEVQTLLAAFDRVAQGGAEVMLVAGFSGIGKTAVVHEVHKPIVRQRGYFIKGKFDQFNRNIPFSAFVQAFRNLVGQILSESDGQLEAWKQKILTAIGDSGQVIIEVIPELELLIGPQPPVPSLSGNAAQSRFNGLFQKFIQVFTTPEHPLVIFLDDLQWADLASLQLLQLLMENTQYLLLIGAYRDNEVSPVHPLILTVTELEKSEVSTQTLTLQPLSQPHILQLITDALAGVGATPNAQLAELSRSLTELVYRKTKGNPFFTTQLLQALYEEGGFQFNAATGEWRSDLYQIKSQVLTDNIVEFMAQQLQKLPQDTQTMLKLAACIGAQFDLHTLAIVSQQSEVEVATALWKALQERLILPVNETYKFFQGDSSVTATLDSIKVPYRFLHDRVQQAAYYLIQADEKLATHLQIGQLLLQDCTPDDLHSNKVFAIVNHLNCAIQLIGNPQERQQLAQLNLAAGQQAKRSTAYAAAADYFQRAIELFTPKLWQQDYACALSLYTEATEAYYLKGDFAPMDRWLAEIDRHAKTDLDRVQAQEIHIEALVAQGKLLESVQLGLQVLEQFGIQFPKNPTFEDYTNALAEARQTLGDRQPADLIHLPLATDERAIAITRILAKLAAPTYLSAPALYPLLPYCGLVISLQFGVCPASTYLISCYGLLHCAMLDEYDAGQAFGQLAVDICNKLGDREFRPRAFLMNGLFITHWKEHIRNTLPQLQAGYTYGLEGGDSAYTAYAAYTYCFHAYALGQPLPNLILEIEQYEQVLERLNQGAILGYQKIYHQIVLNLITPAADPCRILGTIYNEDEMLAQHQAASDYVALAHLLINKLILNIWFERWDDAIASSDFAEQYLGGAAALIMMPLYYFYDSLARLAYLQWQTDHEPSKQRLEQNLQKLKTWAHHAPMNYQHKLDLVQAEYCRVFDRQVEAIDLYDRAIVGARTHGYIQEEAFANELAAKFYLGWGKEKIAQTYLQDAYYGYARWGCTAKIYDLEKRYPQLLKSILQNQPLDTITRRSTTAQQTSTLVTQSNPTVISNHTSLSAALDLTAILKASQSLSREIHWDTLLQALMTLVLQNSGAKKGALILPRDNQWTIEAMTSVCPSTGDYQTILAETLLEESADLPIAIVQTVKHTLRPIVLDDATKTDSGIVDRYLQTQEPKSVLCTPILNQGKLIALLYLENRITAGAFTRDRLEVLQLLTSQAAISLENARLYNNLEQKVQQRTQELHEKNQQLSHTLTELRQTQAQLIQSEKMSSLGQLVAGIAHEINNPISFIYSNLDHADSYYQTLMETLECYGETYPNPNDELESYLEDIEFIRKDFPSLLKSMKVGATRIREIVLELRNFARLDEAEVKPIDIHEGIESTLSIMHHRYSARADRPAVQIVKHYSQLPSITCHAKQINQVIMNVLMNGLDALDAVPPHHWNEHQQPTITIRSELRHSDSHDDSTSQQGIVIRIADNGIGIPENIKHQIFDPFFTTKAIGQGTGLGLSVSYAIVAKQGGSIEVVSEPNQGTEVIIFLPL; this is encoded by the coding sequence ATGCAAACCATTATCAAGGCAAAAACATTATCCGGGTATCGTCTCGTCGAATGTTTATACCAAGGTAGCCGCACTGAAGTGCATCGCGCCATTCAAGAACTCGATAACCAGCCGACCATTATCAAGTTTCTCCGCGCGGACTATCCCACTTTTAACGAACTCCTGCAATTTCGCAATCAATATACGATCGCGAAAAATTTAGACAGTGCGGGCATTATTCATCCCCAGGATCTCATCTCCCACGGCAATAGCTACGCCATGGTCATGGAAGACATTGGCGCTATTTCGTTGCGGGACTATCTCGAATCCCACACCTTAAGTCTGCACCAGGGACTCGAAATTGCCATCCAACTCAGCGACATTCTCCACGATCTCAGTCAAAACCAAGTTATTCACAAGGATATCAAACCTGCCAATATCCTCATCCAGCCCACCACCCACCAGATCAAGCTGATTGACTTCAGCATTGCATCACTTTTATCCAAGGAAAATCAAGAAGCAACCACACCCAGCGGATTGGAAGGCACCCTTGCCTACCTCTCCCCCGAGCAAACGGGACGCATGAACCGGGGAATCGACTATCGCAGCGACTTTTATTCCTTGGGCATCACTCTGTTTGAACTGCTTTCGGGGCAACTTCCCTTCCAGTCCAATGACCCCATGGAGTTAATCCATTGCCACATTGCCAAGCACCCCCCTCGGCTGGATCAAGTGACTGGGGACGGCAAAACCAGCCCGATTCCTTCAGTTGTTGCGGATATTGTTGCCAAATTGATGGCTAAAAATGCCGAAGATCGCTACCAGAGCGCCCTGGGGCTGAAGTATGACTTGGAAATTTGTCTCCATCAACTCCAGGATAGTGGAGCCATTGCGCCCTTTGAACTAGCCAGTCGCGATCGCAGCGATCGTTTCACCATTCCCGAAAAACTCTACGGTCGCCAAGAGGAAGTACAAACGTTATTAGCCGCCTTCGATCGCGTGGCCCAAGGCGGAGCAGAAGTCATGCTGGTCGCCGGATTTTCTGGCATTGGCAAAACGGCGGTCGTACATGAAGTGCATAAACCGATCGTTCGACAACGGGGCTATTTCATTAAAGGCAAATTTGACCAATTCAACCGTAACATCCCCTTTTCTGCCTTCGTGCAAGCCTTTCGGAATCTCGTTGGCCAGATTCTCAGCGAAAGCGATGGTCAACTGGAAGCGTGGAAACAGAAAATTCTGACCGCGATCGGTGACAGCGGCCAGGTGATTATTGAAGTCATCCCCGAACTGGAGCTTCTAATTGGCCCACAGCCCCCTGTTCCTAGCCTGTCCGGCAATGCCGCCCAAAGTCGCTTCAACGGGTTATTTCAAAAATTTATTCAGGTCTTCACCACACCAGAACACCCGCTCGTCATCTTTCTAGACGATCTGCAATGGGCGGATTTAGCCTCGCTTCAGCTGCTCCAACTGCTGATGGAGAATACCCAGTATCTCCTGTTAATAGGCGCTTATCGAGATAATGAAGTCTCTCCGGTGCATCCTCTCATCCTAACGGTGACTGAGCTGGAAAAATCCGAGGTGAGTACGCAGACCCTTACGCTTCAACCCTTAAGTCAGCCGCATATTCTTCAACTGATCACCGATGCTTTAGCCGGGGTGGGAGCAACCCCCAACGCCCAGCTGGCTGAACTGAGTCGATCGCTGACAGAATTGGTTTACCGCAAAACGAAGGGCAATCCCTTTTTCACCACCCAATTGCTGCAAGCTTTATACGAAGAGGGGGGATTCCAGTTCAATGCCGCAACTGGCGAATGGCGATCGGATCTCTATCAAATTAAATCCCAGGTACTCACCGACAACATTGTTGAGTTTATGGCGCAGCAATTACAAAAACTGCCCCAAGACACTCAAACCATGTTGAAGCTAGCCGCCTGCATCGGCGCGCAGTTTGATCTCCATACTCTAGCGATCGTCTCCCAACAGTCAGAAGTCGAAGTAGCGACTGCCCTGTGGAAGGCCCTGCAAGAACGCCTAATTTTGCCCGTCAACGAAACCTACAAATTTTTCCAAGGCGACAGTAGCGTAACTGCCACGCTAGATTCCATCAAAGTCCCCTATCGCTTTCTCCACGATCGGGTGCAACAGGCCGCCTACTATCTGATTCAGGCCGATGAAAAATTAGCGACCCACTTACAGATTGGTCAACTTCTGCTGCAAGACTGTACTCCAGACGATCTCCACAGCAATAAAGTGTTTGCAATTGTCAATCACTTGAACTGTGCGATCCAATTGATTGGGAATCCACAGGAGCGGCAACAACTGGCCCAACTGAACCTAGCCGCAGGACAACAAGCCAAACGCTCGACAGCCTATGCCGCTGCTGCCGATTATTTCCAGCGGGCGATCGAATTGTTCACGCCTAAACTCTGGCAGCAGGATTATGCCTGTGCTTTATCCCTCTATACCGAGGCCACTGAAGCCTATTATCTGAAGGGCGATTTTGCCCCCATGGATCGATGGCTGGCGGAAATCGATCGCCATGCAAAAACCGATCTCGATCGGGTTCAGGCACAGGAAATTCACATTGAAGCGCTTGTAGCCCAAGGAAAATTGTTGGAATCCGTGCAACTGGGCCTGCAAGTCTTAGAACAATTTGGCATTCAGTTTCCCAAAAACCCCACCTTTGAAGACTATACAAACGCCCTAGCCGAAGCCCGCCAAACCCTAGGCGATCGCCAGCCCGCTGACCTCATTCATTTACCCCTGGCAACGGATGAACGCGCGATCGCCATCACCCGCATCCTCGCGAAACTGGCCGCCCCCACTTACCTATCCGCCCCCGCCCTGTATCCCCTCTTACCTTACTGTGGATTGGTGATTAGCCTCCAATTTGGTGTGTGCCCCGCATCCACTTACCTCATTTCATGCTACGGGTTACTCCACTGCGCCATGTTAGATGAATATGATGCGGGACAGGCCTTTGGGCAACTGGCGGTCGATATTTGCAACAAGTTGGGCGATCGTGAATTTCGGCCACGCGCCTTCTTAATGAACGGGTTATTCATCACCCATTGGAAAGAACACATCCGCAATACCTTACCTCAACTCCAAGCAGGCTATACCTATGGCTTAGAAGGGGGAGATTCTGCTTACACCGCCTATGCGGCCTATACCTACTGCTTCCATGCCTACGCCCTAGGGCAGCCGCTTCCCAACCTGATTTTAGAAATTGAACAGTATGAACAGGTCTTAGAACGACTCAATCAAGGAGCCATCCTGGGGTATCAAAAGATCTACCATCAAATAGTGCTCAACCTCATTACCCCGGCAGCCGATCCTTGCCGCATCCTCGGTACGATTTATAACGAAGATGAGATGCTAGCTCAACACCAAGCTGCTAGCGATTACGTTGCTCTGGCACATTTGTTGATTAATAAACTGATCCTCAACATTTGGTTTGAACGGTGGGACGACGCGATCGCCAGTTCAGACTTCGCTGAGCAGTATCTCGGCGGGGCGGCGGCGTTAATCATGATGCCCCTCTACTATTTCTATGATTCCTTGGCGAGACTCGCTTATCTTCAGTGGCAAACCGATCACGAACCTTCCAAGCAACGGTTAGAACAAAACCTACAAAAATTAAAGACTTGGGCACACCATGCCCCCATGAATTACCAACATAAATTAGATCTCGTCCAGGCGGAATACTGTCGAGTCTTCGATCGGCAGGTCGAGGCCATTGACCTGTACGATCGCGCGATCGTCGGGGCCAGAACCCATGGCTATATTCAGGAAGAAGCCTTTGCCAATGAACTAGCGGCCAAGTTTTACCTGGGTTGGGGCAAGGAAAAAATTGCCCAAACTTATCTGCAAGATGCCTACTATGGCTATGCCCGGTGGGGGTGTACTGCCAAAATTTATGACTTGGAGAAACGCTATCCTCAACTGTTGAAGTCCATTCTGCAAAATCAACCCCTTGACACCATTACCCGACGATCGACCACAGCCCAACAGACCTCTACCCTCGTCACCCAAAGCAATCCCACCGTTATTTCGAATCATACCTCCCTCTCCGCAGCCCTCGATTTAACCGCGATTCTGAAAGCCTCCCAATCCCTGTCGCGGGAAATTCATTGGGACACTTTGCTGCAAGCACTGATGACCTTAGTGTTACAGAATTCAGGGGCTAAAAAAGGAGCACTGATTCTCCCTCGGGACAATCAATGGACGATCGAGGCCATGACCTCCGTCTGTCCTAGCACGGGAGATTACCAAACGATCCTCGCTGAAACCCTTCTGGAAGAGAGTGCCGATCTCCCGATTGCGATCGTGCAAACTGTGAAGCACACGCTAAGACCAATCGTGCTCGATGATGCCACGAAAACCGACTCAGGGATTGTCGATCGCTATCTCCAAACCCAGGAACCCAAAAGTGTACTCTGCACTCCGATTTTGAATCAAGGGAAACTGATTGCACTGTTGTATTTAGAAAATCGCATCACCGCCGGAGCCTTTACCCGCGATCGCTTGGAAGTTCTACAACTGCTCACATCCCAAGCCGCCATCTCCCTAGAAAATGCACGCCTGTACAACAACCTAGAACAAAAGGTTCAGCAACGAACCCAAGAACTCCACGAGAAAAACCAACAGCTATCACACACTCTCACAGAACTGCGCCAGACCCAGGCCCAACTGATCCAATCAGAAAAAATGTCCAGTTTAGGCCAATTAGTCGCTGGCATTGCCCATGAAATCAACAATCCCATCAGCTTTATCTACAGCAATTTAGATCATGCTGATAGCTACTATCAAACTCTCATGGAAACCTTGGAGTGCTACGGAGAAACCTATCCCAACCCCAATGACGAACTGGAATCCTACTTAGAAGATATCGAATTTATCCGCAAAGATTTCCCCTCGCTGCTGAAGTCGATGAAGGTGGGCGCTACCCGGATTCGGGAAATTGTTCTAGAACTGCGTAACTTTGCCCGTCTCGACGAAGCGGAAGTGAAGCCGATCGATATTCATGAAGGCATTGAAAGCACCTTGTCTATCATGCACCATCGCTACTCCGCAAGGGCCGATCGACCAGCCGTGCAAATTGTCAAACATTACAGCCAGCTACCGTCTATTACCTGTCACGCGAAACAAATTAATCAGGTCATTATGAACGTTTTAATGAACGGTCTGGATGCCCTAGATGCAGTGCCACCCCATCACTGGAATGAACATCAGCAACCCACGATTACGATTCGTTCCGAATTACGTCATTCAGACAGTCATGACGATTCCACATCACAACAGGGTATTGTGATTCGGATTGCTGATAACGGAATTGGAATTCCTGAAAACATTAAACATCAGATATTTGATCCCTTCTTTACCACCAAAGCCATTGGGCAAGGGACAGGATTAGGACTATCCGTTAGCTATGCGATCGTTGCGAAGCAGGGAGGATCGATCGAAGTCGTTTCTGAACCCAATCAAGGAACTGAAGTGATTATTTTCTTGCCACTGTAG
- a CDS encoding pseudouridine synthase — protein sequence MAYRYLLFHKPYNVLSQFSDNSSPEQRRSTLKDYIPVENVYPVGRLDHDSEGLMLLTDHGALQHQLSHPKFHHPRTYWVQVENIPTPTAIDQLRKGGLVIQNYRTRPTQVRLLEEEPPFPDRDPPIRYRKSIPTAWIEITLTEGHNRQVRRMTAAVGFPTLRLVRVAIGHLQLQGLAPGEWRNVTSEELRSLLHWMNQTQPRPRLRTPRSHC from the coding sequence GTGGCTTACCGTTACCTTTTATTTCACAAACCCTACAACGTTCTCAGTCAGTTCAGCGACAATAGTTCGCCGGAGCAACGCCGATCGACCCTGAAGGATTACATTCCCGTGGAAAATGTCTATCCCGTCGGGCGATTGGATCACGACAGCGAAGGATTGATGTTGCTGACCGATCATGGTGCACTGCAACATCAGCTCAGCCATCCCAAGTTCCACCATCCCCGCACCTATTGGGTACAGGTCGAAAACATTCCGACTCCGACCGCGATCGACCAATTGCGTAAGGGCGGCTTAGTCATCCAAAACTATCGCACCCGGCCTACCCAAGTCCGGCTTTTGGAGGAGGAGCCCCCCTTCCCCGATCGCGATCCGCCGATTCGCTACCGCAAATCGATCCCCACCGCTTGGATCGAAATCACCCTCACCGAAGGCCATAATCGCCAAGTTCGCCGCATGACCGCTGCCGTCGGATTTCCCACTCTGCGCTTAGTGCGCGTTGCGATCGGCCACCTGCAACTCCAAGGACTCGCCCCTGGCGAATGGCGCAATGTCACCTCCGAAGAACTACGATCGCTCCTCCATTGGATGAACCAAACCCAGCCTCGTCCCCGTCTCCGTACACCGCGATCTCATTGTTAA
- a CDS encoding OmpA family protein — MKVQFLGLLSLFGVFGHLMPLGVLTNAARANPIDAAVLTVNSADDTIAPDDRLTLREAISVANGDLAPEKLSPAERQLITLPTSPSGQPPLVTIGFQLPSGQTVIQLQQALPEIKRSLTIDGTTQAGYAGDRVILAQNANLRQPIVELTPAAGVEILRGLTITSDNVTIRGLSLYGFTASHGETASTPPADIFIAHLAPPPDIRQQQPPANNAPFYDRDIPPKNILIENNWLGIRHDQSMPDRTSAFGVSVFNSTGTTIRNNWIANHDGSAIITGVKAENTLITQNVITGNGIAGMPDAIRLEGKVDRTDITGNHICGNDGSGIYLFKPDGSINIYENSIVYNGRRLRRAAVYLMGNRHHVTQNTIQHQTAAGVVVAAAPASVGNLIERNQFSDLEGLSIDLNTQHNTDVSDYQRGDGLNPDRNSPNRRRDTGNAAINAPQFDQRQIPMQGDAVVLSGTADEGSTVEIYQVKDKPTDAGALGTLLLTISEIKNGKFYATVKSGLKNGDRISAISHHPQYGTSEPAINATIGQAIPDTPTPATPPVCVSPPDPPKPPVQPPPVQPPEPIRLKVPRNIHFALDQSFISDRSAQVLDKVVAVLKANPTIIIDLHGHTDPRASDAYNIELGKRRALSVRNYLLRKGIDPSRMTIRTFGERQRLSDGSRKLDYARDRRTEIIYKDIRDIEVIVQEDDLQIEP, encoded by the coding sequence ATGAAGGTTCAATTTCTAGGGTTACTAAGTTTGTTCGGGGTATTCGGCCACCTGATGCCCCTGGGAGTGCTGACTAATGCAGCCAGGGCTAACCCGATCGACGCGGCGGTGTTAACGGTCAATAGTGCAGACGACACGATCGCGCCGGATGATCGCTTGACCCTGCGGGAGGCCATCAGCGTTGCCAACGGCGATCTGGCTCCGGAGAAACTCAGTCCAGCGGAACGGCAACTGATTACGCTCCCCACAAGTCCCTCCGGGCAACCGCCACTGGTGACGATCGGGTTCCAGCTTCCTTCGGGACAAACCGTGATCCAATTACAGCAAGCCCTGCCGGAGATTAAGCGGTCTTTGACGATCGACGGCACCACCCAAGCGGGCTACGCAGGCGATCGGGTGATCCTGGCCCAAAATGCCAACCTACGCCAACCGATCGTTGAACTGACCCCAGCTGCCGGAGTCGAGATTCTGCGCGGGCTGACGATCACCAGCGATAATGTCACCATTCGCGGTTTGAGTCTCTACGGCTTTACCGCCAGCCACGGGGAAACTGCCAGTACGCCGCCAGCGGATATTTTTATCGCCCACCTTGCGCCCCCGCCGGATATTCGCCAGCAGCAACCCCCTGCCAACAATGCACCCTTTTACGATCGGGATATTCCGCCGAAAAATATCCTGATTGAAAACAACTGGCTGGGGATTCGACATGACCAATCCATGCCCGATCGCACCTCGGCCTTTGGCGTGTCTGTGTTCAACAGTACGGGAACCACGATTCGCAATAACTGGATTGCTAACCATGACGGCAGTGCCATTATTACCGGAGTCAAAGCAGAAAATACATTAATTACGCAGAATGTGATTACTGGCAATGGCATTGCGGGAATGCCCGATGCTATTCGCTTGGAAGGTAAGGTCGATCGTACGGACATCACTGGCAACCACATTTGTGGTAACGATGGTAGCGGCATTTATTTATTCAAACCCGACGGATCAATCAACATTTACGAAAATTCGATCGTGTACAACGGTCGTCGGTTACGTCGTGCTGCGGTTTACCTAATGGGCAATCGGCATCACGTGACTCAAAACACGATTCAGCATCAAACCGCTGCGGGGGTTGTTGTCGCTGCCGCCCCTGCGAGTGTGGGTAATTTGATCGAGCGCAATCAGTTCAGTGATCTGGAAGGGCTGAGCATTGATCTCAACACCCAACACAATACCGATGTCTCCGATTATCAACGGGGCGATGGATTAAATCCCGATCGTAACAGTCCCAATCGTCGCCGCGATACGGGTAATGCAGCGATTAATGCCCCGCAATTTGATCAACGGCAAATTCCAATGCAAGGCGATGCCGTTGTCCTATCCGGTACTGCCGATGAGGGGTCTACCGTTGAAATTTATCAAGTCAAAGACAAACCCACAGACGCCGGGGCGCTAGGAACCTTGCTGTTAACCATTAGCGAAATCAAAAATGGTAAGTTCTACGCCACCGTTAAAAGTGGGTTGAAAAATGGCGATCGCATTAGCGCGATCTCCCACCACCCGCAATACGGCACCTCGGAACCGGCGATTAACGCGACGATCGGCCAAGCGATTCCCGATACCCCTACTCCGGCGACCCCACCCGTTTGCGTTTCGCCCCCAGACCCTCCCAAGCCCCCCGTACAGCCACCGCCTGTACAGCCACCGGAGCCGATTCGCTTAAAGGTTCCCAGAAATATTCACTTTGCGCTGGATCAATCTTTCATCAGCGATCGCAGCGCCCAAGTCCTCGATAAAGTGGTAGCAGTGCTCAAAGCCAATCCCACAATCATCATCGACCTCCATGGCCACACCGATCCCCGCGCCAGTGATGCCTACAATATTGAACTGGGCAAACGCCGTGCCTTGTCTGTTCGGAATTATTTGCTCCGTAAGGGCATCGACCCCAGCCGCATGACCATTCGCACCTTTGGGGAACGGCAACGCCTCTCCGACGGTTCCCGGAAACTCGATTACGCCCGCGATCGGCGAACGGAAATTATCTACAAAGATATTCGCGACATTGAAGTCATCGTGCAGGAAGACGACCTGCAAATCGAACCGTGA